One region of Poecile atricapillus isolate bPoeAtr1 chromosome 8, bPoeAtr1.hap1, whole genome shotgun sequence genomic DNA includes:
- the MRPS22 gene encoding small ribosomal subunit protein mS22, with protein sequence MAALGSRGSAALPSRLRALWALPARRALAADAGAAEGKAAPPKPAFTDEAVQTLLYKMTGLDLRKVFRPVKKDLKPPHYKLMTEAQLEEATRKAIEEAKTKLIMPPVLNEREPIDDVLAEDKVLEGTETAKYVFTDLSYSIPHRERFIVVREPNGVLRKATWEERDRMIQIFFPKEGRKVIPPTLFKDENLGTVFQQDRHEDVLNMCIAQFEPDSPDYIRVHHRTYEDIEKHAKYDLLRSTRHFGGMVWYLVSRKKTDGLLIDMINRDLLEDATSLITLYHMLHPECQSAKEAKEGKLQGVDLIKVFVKTESQREGYIQLALQAYEEAMATSSAS encoded by the exons ATGGCGGCGCTGGGGTCGCGGGGCTCGGCGGCGCTGCCCTCGCGGCTGCGGGCGCTGTGGGCGCTCCCCGCCCGGCGGGCGCTGGCGGCGGATGCGGGCG CCGCAGAGGGAAAGGCCGCCCCGCCGAAGCCCGCCTTCACGGACGAAGCGGTTCAGACACTGCTTTACAAAATGACGGGACTCGACCTGCGCAAAGTGTTCCGGCCTGTGAAAAAGGACCTCAAGCCGCCCCACTACAAGCTGATGACCGAAGCTCAGCTAGAAGAG GCCACAAGAAAAGCCATTGAGGAAGCTAAAACAAAACTAATCATGCCCCCTGTTTTGAATGAACGAGAGCCAATTGATGATGTCTTAGCAGAAGACAAAGTCCTCGAAGGAactgaaactgcaaaatatGTGTTTACAGATTTAAGTTACTCCATTCCACATCGT GAACGTTTCATTGTAGTTAGAGAACCAAACGGGGTGTTACGCAAAGCCACCTGGGAGGAACGAGACAGGATGATCCAGATATTCTTCCCAAAGGAAGGGCGCAAAGTGATTCCCCCCACATTATTCAAGGATGAAAACCTAGGG ACTGTATTTCAGCAAGACCGTCATGAAGATGTCCTGAACATGTGCATTGCACAGTTTGAGCCAGATTCCCCTGACTATATCAGA GTTCACCACCGCACCTACGAGGACATCGAGAAACACGCCAAGTACGACCTGCTGCGCTCAACCAGGCACTTTGGGGGCATGGTGTGGTACCTGGTCAGCAGGAAGAAGACAGATGGCTTACTCATAGACATGATCAACAGAGACCT GCTGGAGGATGCTACAAGTTTAATTACACTGTATCATATGCTTCACCCTGAATGTCAGTCAGCAAAGGAAGCTAAAGAAGGGAAACTTCAAGGAGTTGATCTGATCAAG GTATTTGTAAAAACTGAATCCCAGAGAGAAGGTTATATCCAGCTGGCCCTGCAGGCTTATGAAGAAGCAATGGCTACTTCTTCAGCTTCGTGA